A segment of the uncultured Fibrobacter sp. genome:
CGTAGCGCACCACATAGTGGCCAAGCATCGTCGAGAAATCATGAACGGCAGACGGAGCCATGGTTTCGCGTAGGCTATCCACGGCTCGGTTCAAGTTCGCGGTCAAGCCATCGTTCTTGTTAATGGGCGCAGGCCTGGTAATGTTAGATTCCTGAATGCGCTGCTGAATGTCGGGGTATTCCGGATCGATCTTCTGGATTTCCTGGAACTGCTTGCGGGCAAGGTCAAACTGGCGGCCCTTCAAATAAGCGCGGCCGAGAGCTTCCTTGAGCGGCAAGTTTTCGGGATACTTGTCGACCATGGGTTCCAAAATATCGAGGGCAGTCTGAGCACGGTCTTGGGGAGAGAGCACCACTCCGTTACCCGGACCCGGAGGAGACTTTTCGCCCAAAGTCGAGACGGCTTCGCGAGCCGGAGAGTAATCGGGCATGAAGGCCAGAATGCGCTGGTAAATCTTTTCGGCGGCATCGAAATGGCCCTGGTATTCGTCCATGTAACCCTGCAACAGCAAGAGCTTCACGTTTACCGGGTACTGAGAAAGGGCGTATTCCACAACGGCTGCGCAACTGTCCAGCTGACCGCTGCGATGGTAAAGGTCAGCAAGGTTTTCGTAGGCAGCAGGCACATCGCCGCCCGAAAGGCTCACCACCGTCTTGAATTCGTTGGCTGCCTGCAAGTAACGGCCGTTTTCCATCAAGAGCTTGCCGTACCAAAGCCTGGTCTGGTACAAGGCTGGCGCACGTTCAGAAGCCACGCGGGCCAGTTCCAACGCAGCAGAGGCGTTACCGGCCTGGTAAATCTTGCGGCTTTCGACATAGGTTGCCACACCGGAACCCGGCAAGCGGGCCTGCAGTTTTCCAATCAAGAGAGAAAGGCGGTCCTGTTGGTTTTCCGTTAGCGAGCCCATTTCGAACAAAGTATTAATTTGTCCAAGAAGCGCCGGCAAAAGATCCGGGTAAAGAACTATCACGCCATCGTAAATATCGTAGGCAGCCTGGTAAGAGCCCGAACGGGCAAGCTCCGTCGCACGGCGAAGTTCAGTCTGCACCTGCACCGGGACCTTGGCAACATCGGCCGTCAAATCCGGCGTATCGCCACGGGCAACGGTCGAACCGGCAGGCAAACCGTAAGGAATCCCGCCTACCGAAATTTTACTGGGGCCATAAACATCATAAATACGAAAGCCCGCAAATGTAAGCAGGGCTCCGCAACAAAGGGTCAAAAACAAGTATGCAGCCCTTCGGGCTGCCCAAGACGAATACGCCATTACTTTTCCAAGAAATCAGCCAGTTTTTCTTTATGTTCCTTGCTCTTTTGCAGACGACGCAAGGTTTTGTTCTTGATCTGGCGGACACGCTCGCGGCTCAGTTTCAAATCTTCACCGATATCCTTGAGCGTCGTGTCTTCAACCGTATCAAGTCCGTAGAACATGCGAAGGATTTCTTCTTCGCGCTGCGGCAGAGCAGACAATGTTTCCTGGATGAGCTTGCGACGTTCATCCTTTTCCATGTCTTCGTCTTGGTTACCGTCGGATCCCAAGACATCCATAAGCGTACTGACCGTGTCACCGCTACCGCCGACATTCGTGCTGTCGCCAATGGGGGCATCCAGCGAAATGTCCACGATTTTTTCCATGACCTCGACGATGTCCTTTTCGAACGGCGCGAATTCGTCCATAGCTATGGTACGATCGTAGTCACCGTCGTTCTGCATCAAGGCCCGTTTAAAGCGGTTCACCAAGGCAAGCTTGTTGGGCGGAATTCGGACCGCGCCCACCTGTTCAAACAGGGCTTTCTGGATAGACTGGCGAATCCACCAGACCGCGTAAGAAATAAACTTGACATCCTTTCCCATATCAAAGCGTTTTGCCGCCTTGAACAACCCGATATTTCCTTCGTTAATCAAATCAAGCAGGGAAAGTCCACGCCCCTGGTACTTTCTTGCGACACTCACCACAAAACGGAGGTTACCCCGAATCAGGCGCTGCAAGGCCGACTTGCGGATTTCTTCCGCCTGGTCGCTCTTGATAATCGCAAGAAGAGCCTCTTCTTCCTGAGGACTCAGGGTCGGAAACCTGTTGAGGTCCCTAAAATAAAGCGCTTCGTTTGCATCACTCATAGAAATACATACCTTCAATTCTTCATAGGAAATTTCCTTGAAGACTATCCAAATATGTCTTTTTACTTTGTTTTCGTCAAGTTATATAACTTTTCGTAAGGGTAAATTCCCGAATTGTGGCCATCGCTAAAGGTAAGGCCTGCGGCGTAGCGGCCAATCGACTGAACTTTAACAAGCTTAATATCGGCCGGCACCGTAGAATCATCCAGGAGTTTTTCGCCTGTATGTTCATCGACACACAATGCACAAGGACAAGCCAAGCGGAGAGTGCGGATATCGCATGCACCACGGCTACCGTCGTTCCATTCGAACCCCAGCTTTCCTTCGGCAGTTCTAAAAACTTTCTTCGGTTGAATCATTAGACAGCCTCCACCGGAAGTTGTTCGAAATCGTAGTTAAAATTCTTGAGCACACCATTACCTTCGGAAGCAAACATCGAAAGCGTGCGGACGGTCGCATCGGCGGCCTGCATGAAGGCCTTGGCCGATTCGGAGTTCGGATAACGGAGCACAGCCGGCGTACCTTCGTCGCCGCAGCCCGCGACTGCAGGTTCAAGCGGAACCTTTGCAATCAGGGGGACTCCCCACTTTTGGGCGATGCGTTCACCACCGCCTTCGCGGAAGATGTTGTGATGCTTGCCGCATTCACCACAAATAAAGTAGCTCATGTTCTCGACGACGCCCACCACCGGAACGCCCACGGAATCGAACATGGCAAGACCCTTGCGGCAGTCGGCAAGAGCCACCTCTTGCGGTGTCGTCACCACGACGGCTCCGGCCATCGGGCAATTTTGCGTAAGGGTCAGCTGAATGTCACCCGTTCCAGGAGGAAAGTCCACCAGCAAGTAGTCAAGTTTGCCCCAGCGCACATGATGGATAAAATGCTGGATCATCTGCGATACCATCGGGCCACGCCAGATGGTCGCCTTGTCGCTATCGGCGAACATGCACATAGACACAATACTAATGCCGCCCTTTGCTTCGACCGGGGCAATCGTATTGTCTTCAAAAACTTCGGGAGCACGGTCGATACCGAACATGAGTCCCATACTGGGGCCGTAAATGTCGGCATCCAAGATTCCCACGCGGGCACCCGAGAGGCTGAGGGCCATGGCGAGGTTTGCCGTTACGGTGGACTTGCCCACGCCACCCTTACCGCTTGCAACCGCCACCACATGAGCGACATCGCCGATGTACGAAACTTTCGGAGCCTGCGCAGCCGTATTGGAGCTTTCTACGCGGCCTTGCGCCGTAAACGTCACGTTCACTTCGCTTGCGCCAAGCGACTTGACAATCGTAATGCACTGGTCCTTGAACTGATCGCGAATCGGGCATGCCGGCGTTGTAAGCCTAAGATCAAAGCTCACCTTGTCGCCATCGATCTTTAGATTCTGGACAAAGTTCAGTTCAACGATATTCTTGTGCAGGTCGGGGTCTTGAACCGCCTGCAGGGCCGTCATAATAGTCTGTTCATTCAACTGCATAATAGGTCGGCGCTTTGAGTTATAAGTTTATTTTTCCGAGTCAAAATTTAGACTTTTTCGAAAGGCAAAAAAAAGACACGTACCGACAGTACGTGTCTTTTACAGAAAGAGAATTTTTTGAAAAATGTTTTTTCAGTGAAACGCCAAGATTAAATCTTGATTTTTGCGCCCATGAGTTTTACGAATTCGCGGACAATTGCCGTGTCGCCAGGCCATGCCGGAGCGGTGACCAAGTTGCGGTCCACGACAGCTTCATCTACGTTCACTGCCACATACTTGCCGCCGGCAAGAGTAATGTCCGGGCCGACTGCGGGGTAAGCCGTAGCCTTGTAACCTTTGAGCACGCCAGCTGCAGCAAGCACCTGCGGACCATGACAAATGGCTGCCACCGGTTTCTTGGCCTTGAAGAATTCCTTCACGATTTTGAGCACACGTTCGTTGAGGCGAATGTATTCCGGAGCACGACCGCCGGTAATGAACAAGCCTTCGTAATCCTTCACCTTCACTGCATCAAAGTCAGCGGTGAGCGCAAAGTTGTGGCCACGGGATTCAGAATAAGTCTGTTCACCCAGAAAATCGTGAATTGCAGTCGCAACAGTTTCGCCAGCCTTCTTGTCGGGGCACACCGCATCCACCTGATAGCCCAACATAGACATCGACTGGAACGGGACCATGGTTTCATAGTCTTCGGTAAAATCACCGCAGAGAAGCAGAACCTTCTTTGTCATTACGCACTCCTGATAAGTAGTTTGTTGTGTTTTTTACAGCCAACATAAGCTGCTGGTTATAAAATACATTAATCGTTACTCAAAAGTACGTATATAATTTTTAACAAACTAATTCGGAGTTAAGTTCCAGAGAACTTGGGCATTCTCAGCAAGTGCGTCATACAAGGCGGCCATTCTTCTTCGTAATGGCTCACCAAAATGATTGTCGTTTCTTTCGAAAGCAACTGCAGCAAGCTAAAGATTTTTTCGCGGTATTCGCCTTTGAGGCCCTGCGTAGGTTCGTCGAGCAGCAGCACCTTGGGCGGACGGATAGCGGCACGCGCCATGAGCACCACACGCTTGTCAATCGGAGACAAGTCACGATAGCGGGCGTTCACGTCGTCAAAGCCAAGGTAATTCAGCCATTCCTTTGCCTTTGCGCGTTCTTCCCAAGTGGTATTGTCGGCCTTGCAAAGGTTTGCGGTAAAGCCCGTGCACAAGACTTCGGACAAGCTAAGGTCTTCGCGATACTGGAGCGCAAGTTCCGGCGAGAAGAATCCGAGTTTCGCCTTGTGGTCCCAAATGTTCAAGCCATGGCCCGGACGTTCACCAAGGAGCGTAATGTCATTGTTGTAAATCTGCGGAT
Coding sequences within it:
- a CDS encoding tetratricopeptide repeat protein, whose translation is MAYSSWAARRAAYLFLTLCCGALLTFAGFRIYDVYGPSKISVGGIPYGLPAGSTVARGDTPDLTADVAKVPVQVQTELRRATELARSGSYQAAYDIYDGVIVLYPDLLPALLGQINTLFEMGSLTENQQDRLSLLIGKLQARLPGSGVATYVESRKIYQAGNASAALELARVASERAPALYQTRLWYGKLLMENGRYLQAANEFKTVVSLSGGDVPAAYENLADLYHRSGQLDSCAAVVEYALSQYPVNVKLLLLQGYMDEYQGHFDAAEKIYQRILAFMPDYSPAREAVSTLGEKSPPGPGNGVVLSPQDRAQTALDILEPMVDKYPENLPLKEALGRAYLKGRQFDLARKQFQEIQKIDPEYPDIQQRIQESNITRPAPINKNDGLTANLNRAVDSLRETMAPSAVHDFSTMLGHYVVRYGATPKEFFKKYSIGNFRPVARNVWQESFFIAPYMHTYTVVFDSLNHFREVHVVVHDSSSTSNHFGIAPEIYTRLLKQNSRISGIGNSTGETDCGDGLIIDAAVWETQDNFEMLARVVGKPAEVRMVRFDKSALPPGLKLCDYTKYLNQY
- a CDS encoding RNA polymerase sigma factor RpoD/SigA, with amino-acid sequence MSDANEALYFRDLNRFPTLSPQEEEALLAIIKSDQAEEIRKSALQRLIRGNLRFVVSVARKYQGRGLSLLDLINEGNIGLFKAAKRFDMGKDVKFISYAVWWIRQSIQKALFEQVGAVRIPPNKLALVNRFKRALMQNDGDYDRTIAMDEFAPFEKDIVEVMEKIVDISLDAPIGDSTNVGGSGDTVSTLMDVLGSDGNQDEDMEKDERRKLIQETLSALPQREEEILRMFYGLDTVEDTTLKDIGEDLKLSRERVRQIKNKTLRRLQKSKEHKEKLADFLEK
- a CDS encoding DUF971 domain-containing protein, with the translated sequence MIQPKKVFRTAEGKLGFEWNDGSRGACDIRTLRLACPCALCVDEHTGEKLLDDSTVPADIKLVKVQSIGRYAAGLTFSDGHNSGIYPYEKLYNLTKTK
- a CDS encoding Mrp/NBP35 family ATP-binding protein, which gives rise to MQLNEQTIMTALQAVQDPDLHKNIVELNFVQNLKIDGDKVSFDLRLTTPACPIRDQFKDQCITIVKSLGASEVNVTFTAQGRVESSNTAAQAPKVSYIGDVAHVVAVASGKGGVGKSTVTANLAMALSLSGARVGILDADIYGPSMGLMFGIDRAPEVFEDNTIAPVEAKGGISIVSMCMFADSDKATIWRGPMVSQMIQHFIHHVRWGKLDYLLVDFPPGTGDIQLTLTQNCPMAGAVVVTTPQEVALADCRKGLAMFDSVGVPVVGVVENMSYFICGECGKHHNIFREGGGERIAQKWGVPLIAKVPLEPAVAGCGDEGTPAVLRYPNSESAKAFMQAADATVRTLSMFASEGNGVLKNFNYDFEQLPVEAV
- a CDS encoding DJ-1/PfpI family protein, with amino-acid sequence MTKKVLLLCGDFTEDYETMVPFQSMSMLGYQVDAVCPDKKAGETVATAIHDFLGEQTYSESRGHNFALTADFDAVKVKDYEGLFITGGRAPEYIRLNERVLKIVKEFFKAKKPVAAICHGPQVLAAAGVLKGYKATAYPAVGPDITLAGGKYVAVNVDEAVVDRNLVTAPAWPGDTAIVREFVKLMGAKIKI